One Bacteroidota bacterium genomic window carries:
- a CDS encoding choice-of-anchor A family protein produces MKNLVTLLIAILLVIPAGAQTIVYKTLGTWNSDGVPNYLESVSDVIPQSLLNRISATLPEYVRLPTSHPEFLNDTIQTNLYILQESDVWVTFVSEGAGYKNALGFYTYNVNTPPQTVNDIMNTMTLIFPNSSAKNSGGGLVAGNKVKIGRFQPGTVIGWFVVADGFRSPNVTQGNWINYSNRNLNWAPTPDLRQHNVLLNDLNSGRIVLAFEDISRYRGGDQDFNDVVFYATANPPNGVSYTNIPFISNPTGATVANLKLTKTVDKANPSDNEIVNFTITAKNLGTDGATNVVLKDVLPKGIKYQGHSVSTGTYDTATGLWRIASLAINATATLTLQGKVSIKSISQAAFDLGPAKDFNIFTLGDLTQPSADSEGKVAVGKNAYFASYSLGDLLPASGGTADVLIVGNNLMFISGNVTGGNVVYGGVSNLPINQVSIIDGTVRKDSVINFLAAGAYLNSLSASLSAYNTTGTITYNSSGIQLYGYNPFLNVFNISGKTLSNCTNFTINAPNGAVVLVNVDSSDVKWSGDVIVNGTAHSNVLYNFHDALNLKISFIDVRGSILAPKAHLDFPSGVINGQVIVREMYGSGQFNSAPNQTNYFNGTLPVTRDILNSAEVVSMDQTDLDTTNNYASAMITLAGYGDPGQTGSVNWQPAQPSGLTDMVWVSTYDDSGNILAGTWGGKVLKSTDNGVSWERINPTMNVGYIWDIDVTGSTIYASTELGVFKSTDNGATWNITGMVNKDVRSLTIKSGVLYAGTWGEGVFKSTNGGTTWSQSNAGLQSTAVTAMLTASNGTIYAGTFNGGLYKSDDNGATWTKTTLNYQFIWSLGQSANGRIYAGTYGGGVYRSIDNGATWYAINNNLTATHIYSIVTDPQNHVFVSGWGAGVFTLNTGSMDAMTDDWNYMGMGGLEVSSIIINPTSGSLIAFTSAGGLYVNNSPTTSIGTEKEILNPEVFSLSQNYPNPFNPSTVIGFNLPEASEVVLKVYDVTGREVTVLAEGSFAKGSHKVSFDARNLTSGIYFYRIQAGSFVETKRMVLLK; encoded by the coding sequence ATGAAAAACCTTGTTACACTTTTAATCGCAATACTGTTGGTGATCCCTGCCGGAGCACAGACAATAGTATACAAGACGCTCGGTACCTGGAACAGTGATGGCGTTCCCAACTATCTTGAGTCGGTAAGTGATGTGATCCCACAATCACTTCTTAACAGAATAAGTGCGACACTTCCGGAGTATGTGAGACTCCCCACGAGTCACCCTGAATTTTTGAACGACACAATACAAACCAATCTTTACATTCTTCAGGAATCAGATGTCTGGGTTACCTTCGTTTCTGAAGGAGCCGGATATAAAAATGCTCTGGGATTTTATACCTACAATGTAAACACCCCTCCCCAGACTGTGAATGATATCATGAATACCATGACACTCATTTTTCCGAACTCATCAGCCAAGAATTCAGGCGGTGGACTTGTAGCGGGAAATAAAGTGAAAATCGGGAGATTCCAGCCCGGTACCGTTATCGGATGGTTTGTCGTTGCAGACGGTTTCAGATCACCGAATGTGACTCAGGGAAACTGGATCAACTATTCAAACAGAAATTTAAACTGGGCACCAACTCCCGACCTTCGTCAGCATAATGTGCTCCTGAACGACCTGAATTCAGGAAGAATTGTGCTGGCATTCGAGGATATTTCCCGTTACCGTGGTGGTGATCAGGATTTTAATGATGTCGTTTTCTATGCAACAGCAAATCCGCCAAATGGCGTAAGCTACACAAATATCCCTTTCATCAGCAATCCGACTGGGGCAACAGTTGCCAACCTGAAACTGACGAAAACAGTTGACAAGGCGAATCCCTCGGACAACGAGATTGTTAATTTCACAATTACAGCAAAAAATCTCGGTACCGATGGTGCAACCAATGTTGTGTTGAAGGATGTGTTACCAAAAGGGATCAAATATCAGGGACATTCCGTTAGCACAGGAACCTATGATACCGCCACAGGACTTTGGAGGATCGCATCGCTCGCAATAAATGCGACAGCAACCCTTACACTTCAGGGCAAGGTATCGATAAAATCGATCAGCCAGGCGGCATTTGATCTCGGTCCTGCAAAAGATTTTAACATCTTCACACTTGGTGATCTTACCCAGCCTTCTGCTGATTCAGAAGGTAAAGTAGCCGTCGGGAAAAATGCATATTTTGCAAGCTATTCGCTCGGTGACCTTCTTCCCGCTTCGGGCGGAACTGCTGATGTGCTTATAGTCGGAAACAATCTGATGTTCATAAGCGGTAATGTAACGGGTGGAAATGTGGTTTACGGTGGTGTTTCCAACCTTCCGATAAATCAGGTTTCAATCATCGACGGTACCGTAAGAAAAGACAGTGTAATCAATTTCCTTGCTGCCGGGGCATATCTTAATTCCCTTTCAGCTTCGCTGTCGGCATACAACACAACCGGAACTATTACCTACAACAGCAGCGGAATACAGCTTTACGGATACAATCCTTTCCTTAATGTCTTCAACATTTCGGGAAAAACCCTTTCAAACTGCACGAACTTTACAATTAATGCACCAAATGGTGCGGTTGTGCTGGTGAATGTTGATTCATCTGATGTCAAGTGGTCGGGAGATGTAATCGTAAACGGAACCGCACACAGCAATGTGCTCTACAATTTCCATGATGCCTTGAATCTCAAGATCAGTTTCATAGATGTAAGAGGTTCGATTCTTGCTCCAAAAGCTCACCTTGATTTCCCTTCAGGCGTGATTAACGGACAGGTGATTGTAAGGGAGATGTACGGTTCGGGACAGTTTAACTCTGCTCCAAATCAGACAAATTATTTTAATGGTACACTTCCCGTTACCCGTGACATTCTCAATTCAGCCGAAGTGGTGTCGATGGATCAGACTGATCTTGACACAACAAACAACTACGCCTCGGCGATGATTACCCTTGCCGGTTACGGCGACCCAGGTCAGACAGGAAGCGTAAACTGGCAACCGGCTCAACCCTCGGGTCTGACAGACATGGTATGGGTTTCGACTTATGACGACTCGGGCAATATTCTTGCAGGTACATGGGGCGGAAAAGTATTGAAATCGACTGATAACGGTGTTTCATGGGAGCGCATTAATCCCACAATGAATGTTGGATACATTTGGGATATCGATGTTACCGGGTCAACGATTTATGCCTCCACTGAACTTGGAGTCTTCAAATCGACTGACAACGGTGCAACCTGGAATATCACCGGAATGGTTAACAAAGATGTAAGATCGCTTACCATCAAGAGTGGTGTCCTTTATGCCGGAACATGGGGTGAAGGAGTCTTTAAATCGACCAACGGTGGTACAACCTGGTCACAGAGCAACGCGGGACTTCAGTCGACTGCAGTTACTGCAATGCTCACAGCTTCAAACGGTACAATTTATGCAGGTACATTTAACGGTGGCTTGTATAAATCAGATGATAACGGAGCCACATGGACGAAGACCACACTCAACTATCAGTTTATCTGGTCGCTCGGTCAGAGTGCCAACGGCAGAATCTATGCCGGAACTTATGGCGGTGGAGTTTACAGATCGATTGATAACGGTGCAACATGGTATGCGATAAACAATAACCTTACCGCCACCCATATTTATTCAATTGTAACCGATCCACAGAATCATGTTTTTGTAAGCGGATGGGGTGCGGGTGTATTCACTCTTAACACCGGTTCCATGGATGCCATGACAGATGACTGGAACTACATGGGAATGGGCGGACTTGAAGTATCCTCGATTATAATAAATCCAACTTCCGGTTCACTCATTGCATTTACATCTGCCGGCGGGTTGTATGTCAACAATTCACCTACCACCTCCATCGGAACTGAAAAGGAGATTCTGAATCCCGAGGTCTTCTCACTATCGCAGAATTACCCCAATCCATTCAATCCTTCGACTGTGATCGGATTTAACCTTCCCGAAGCGTCAGAAGTCGTATTGAAAGTTTATGATGTTACAGGCAGGGAAGTGACAGTTTTGGCAGAAGGCAGTTTTGCAAAGGGAAGCCATAAAGTCTCCTTCGATGCGAGAAACCTCACCAGTGGAATTTACTTCTACAGAATCCAGGCCGGTTCATTTGTTGAAACAAAGAGGATGGTACTTCTGAAGTAG
- a CDS encoding biotin/lipoyl-binding protein, producing the protein MKKFNFKINGNDYHVQVKNIEGDTAEIEVNGSVYEVEIEKKLAQPITPKLVRERAVPSTDVDKSTVKTTKPAPKATGGIKSPLPGTILEVFVKVGDKVKMGDKLLILEAMKMENKIDADKPGTIKELVVKQGDTVMEGDLLLVIGD; encoded by the coding sequence ATGAAAAAATTTAACTTTAAAATAAACGGCAACGATTACCATGTACAGGTTAAGAACATCGAGGGTGATACTGCCGAAATAGAAGTAAACGGATCGGTCTATGAAGTAGAGATTGAGAAAAAACTCGCTCAGCCGATAACTCCCAAACTCGTAAGAGAGAGAGCAGTTCCATCGACAGATGTTGATAAATCGACTGTTAAGACGACGAAACCAGCCCCAAAAGCAACCGGCGGAATCAAAAGTCCGCTGCCTGGTACGATTTTGGAAGTCTTCGTCAAAGTTGGTGACAAAGTCAAGATGGGAGACAAACTCCTTATACTTGAAGCCATGAAGATGGAAAACAAGATAGATGCCGACAAACCGGGTACTATAAAGGAACTGGTTGTAAAGCAAGGTGATACTGTTATGGAAGGTGATCTCCTGTTAGTAATAGGAGATTAA
- a CDS encoding YceI family protein has translation MRRTLLSLALAVMLTGASFAQSSWSFDKTHSKIGFSVDYMLITDVDGYFKKFDGSVTTAKEDFVDALISFTVDAGSVDTDEPKRDEHLRSEDFFYTQKFPNFTFKSTSMKKTSGNNYKLIGNLTMRGVTKSVTLSGTFGGVKKDPWGNTKAGFKLTGKVNRKDFGINWSKALDGGGFVVGDDVTLNINVTLIKK, from the coding sequence ATGAGAAGAACACTTCTTTCACTGGCACTCGCGGTAATGCTTACAGGTGCATCATTTGCTCAGTCATCATGGTCATTTGATAAAACTCACTCAAAAATCGGTTTCAGCGTTGACTACATGCTCATCACAGATGTCGATGGTTATTTCAAGAAATTTGACGGATCTGTCACCACTGCAAAAGAGGATTTTGTGGATGCTCTGATCAGTTTTACCGTTGATGCAGGCAGCGTTGATACAGACGAACCGAAAAGAGACGAACATTTAAGAAGCGAAGACTTTTTTTACACACAAAAATTTCCTAATTTTACATTTAAAAGTACTTCGATGAAGAAAACAAGTGGAAACAACTACAAACTCATTGGAAATCTTACAATGAGAGGTGTAACAAAATCAGTTACACTCAGCGGTACTTTCGGTGGTGTGAAAAAAGATCCATGGGGAAACACAAAAGCCGGTTTTAAACTTACAGGTAAAGTAAACAGAAAAGATTTTGGCATTAACTGGAGCAAAGCCCTCGATGGTGGCGGTTTTGTTGTCGGTGATGATGTAACATTAAACATAAATGTAACACTCATTAAAAAATAA
- a CDS encoding ligase-associated DNA damage response exonuclease, which translates to MARSLLVTTPRGLYSPQGDFYVDPHGFVDRAVISHGHSDHARRVAKSFLAHKDSKQILKTRLGSDISLETLEYGEEIRINGVTVSLHPAGHLLGSSQIRLEYGGNVTVFTGDFGTTDNPTCAPFEPVKCDTFITESTFALPVYDWDDPKNISKQIDDWWARNKKDGITSLLLGYSLGKAQRLLASLNPETGQIYVTSPVDEMNRCYREAGVWLPDTLPVERLAGNRIEPGSIVVAPQANGTEAWLAGTGEYTTAFASGWMMVRGRRRMGNIGRGFVLSDHADWKGLLRAVEATGAEKILATHGFSQQFTRYLREIGYDAEPLETAFSGDSGYAGEMTA; encoded by the coding sequence ATGGCAAGAAGTTTACTGGTTACGACCCCGCGGGGGCTTTACTCCCCTCAGGGGGATTTTTATGTTGACCCGCACGGATTCGTCGACAGGGCAGTAATTTCCCATGGTCACAGCGATCACGCGAGAAGAGTTGCGAAGAGTTTCCTTGCTCATAAAGATTCAAAACAGATTCTAAAAACGAGGCTCGGCAGCGACATTTCGCTCGAAACACTGGAATATGGAGAGGAAATCAGGATAAACGGAGTGACTGTTTCGCTCCATCCGGCGGGACATCTTTTGGGTTCCTCTCAAATCAGACTTGAATACGGGGGAAATGTGACCGTGTTCACGGGAGATTTTGGAACCACCGATAACCCGACCTGTGCCCCGTTTGAGCCCGTGAAATGCGATACCTTTATTACCGAATCGACTTTTGCCCTGCCGGTTTACGATTGGGACGATCCAAAAAACATCTCGAAGCAGATAGATGATTGGTGGGCGAGGAACAAAAAGGATGGAATAACCTCCCTCCTTTTGGGTTATTCTCTCGGAAAGGCTCAGCGGCTGCTGGCATCGTTAAATCCCGAAACCGGACAGATTTATGTAACCAGTCCTGTAGATGAAATGAATCGCTGCTACCGTGAGGCGGGTGTATGGTTGCCTGATACACTTCCGGTAGAGAGGCTTGCAGGTAACCGGATTGAACCGGGTTCCATCGTGGTTGCACCTCAGGCAAACGGTACGGAAGCGTGGCTTGCCGGAACCGGAGAATATACCACCGCATTCGCATCGGGCTGGATGATGGTTCGAGGGAGAAGAAGAATGGGAAACATCGGTCGGGGGTTTGTCCTCTCGGATCATGCAGACTGGAAAGGACTTCTACGGGCTGTGGAGGCTACGGGTGCGGAGAAGATACTTGCAACTCACGGCTTCTCGCAGCAGTTCACCCGGTATCTTAGAGAAATTGGATATGACGCTGAACCCTTGGAGACGGCTTTTTCGGGTGACTCTGGGTATGCGGGGGAGATGACAGCGTGA
- a CDS encoding MarR family transcriptional regulator — MRLEEEIKQKKFRDEYQKAVVNLIYTNNWLVAKHSPIMREFGLTVQQYNILRILRGQYPKPATVNLLKERMLDKMSDASRLVDRLLEKGLLVRKSCEIDRRRVDITITQEGLDILSKIDVAEEQMYKLLKNISPEEATVLNDLLDKLRG; from the coding sequence ATGCGCTTAGAAGAAGAGATCAAACAGAAAAAATTCAGAGACGAGTATCAGAAAGCGGTAGTAAATCTGATTTACACCAACAACTGGCTTGTGGCGAAACATTCTCCCATAATGCGGGAATTCGGGCTTACTGTGCAACAGTACAACATCCTCCGAATTCTAAGGGGGCAATATCCGAAGCCGGCAACAGTAAATCTGTTGAAAGAAAGAATGCTCGACAAGATGTCTGATGCTTCCAGACTTGTAGACAGGCTGCTGGAAAAAGGGTTGCTTGTGAGAAAGTCGTGTGAAATCGACAGGCGGAGGGTGGACATCACCATCACACAGGAAGGCCTGGACATACTCTCGAAGATTGATGTAGCAGAGGAACAGATGTATAAACTTCTGAAAAACATCTCTCCGGAGGAAGCCACAGTTCTTAATGATCTCCTCGATAAGCTAAGAGGCTAA
- a CDS encoding OadG family protein: protein MKQTKFLLLFLLLLMVSVALPQNNATAKVDTAKVQAADSLKQPVKDENVSELIHFNPANTMDDIKGNGNSFVLTVIGMGVVFFALAALYLSFSLASNLIKKSVAKKHAKGSPEKEGSQPKEEMSAEVNAAIAMALYSFFNANHDQENTILTINRVSRMYTPWSSKIYNLRRHPRNW from the coding sequence ATGAAACAAACAAAATTTCTGCTGCTTTTTCTTCTTTTGCTGATGGTGTCTGTTGCCTTGCCACAGAATAATGCAACTGCAAAAGTTGATACGGCGAAAGTTCAGGCGGCTGATTCTCTTAAACAGCCTGTGAAAGATGAGAATGTAAGCGAACTGATACACTTCAACCCTGCTAATACGATGGATGACATCAAAGGAAATGGCAACAGCTTTGTCCTGACGGTTATTGGAATGGGAGTTGTGTTTTTTGCACTCGCTGCCCTTTATCTTTCATTTTCTTTGGCGAGTAATCTGATCAAAAAATCAGTTGCAAAAAAACATGCGAAAGGAAGTCCTGAAAAGGAAGGAAGTCAACCGAAGGAAGAGATGAGCGCTGAAGTGAATGCCGCCATAGCAATGGCTTTGTACTCATTCTTTAACGCAAATCACGACCAGGAAAATACGATTCTGACGATCAACAGGGTCTCCAGAATGTACACTCCATGGAGCTCCAAGATTTATAACCTTCGCCGCCACCCCAGAAACTGGTAA
- a CDS encoding acyl-CoA carboxylase subunit beta, whose protein sequence is MEQKIKELMDLRKQARMGGGEKRIEAQHKKGKMTARERIDLLLDPGSFEEFDMFVSHRCIDFGLDQQQYLSDGVVTGYGTIDGRLVYIFSQDFTVFGGSLSEMYAEKICKVMDKALKVGAPVIGINDSGGARIQEGVKSLGGYAEIFERNILASGVIPQISAIFGPCAGGAVYSPALTDFILMSRDTSYMFVTGPKVVKTVTGEDVTDEELGGAYVHGSKSGVSHFIAEDEEEGILLIRKLLSFLPQNNLEDPPLAPCDDPIDRLEDHLNSIIPDNPSVPYDVRDVIHAVVDYNEFVEIQRHFAPNIVIGFARFNGMPVGIVANQPNYIAGVLDINSSRKAARFVRFCDAFNIPVVTFVDVPGFLPGTAQEYGGIIIHGAKLLFAYGEATVPKVTIVLRKAYGGAYDVMGSKHLRGDINYAWPTAEIAVMGPKGAIEILHNKEISAITDDKERVEFIKQKEEEYKNKFASPYVAAKYGYLDDVIEPRNTRFRVIRALQSLATKKDTLPPKKHANIPL, encoded by the coding sequence ATGGAACAAAAAATAAAAGAATTGATGGATCTCCGCAAACAAGCCCGTATGGGTGGCGGTGAAAAAAGAATAGAAGCACAACATAAAAAAGGTAAGATGACAGCGAGGGAGAGGATTGATCTTCTTCTCGATCCCGGGAGTTTCGAAGAGTTTGACATGTTTGTATCGCACCGTTGCATCGATTTCGGTCTCGATCAGCAACAGTACCTCTCTGATGGTGTTGTTACCGGTTATGGCACAATTGATGGAAGGCTTGTATATATCTTTTCGCAGGATTTTACCGTTTTTGGCGGTTCCCTGTCAGAAATGTATGCTGAAAAGATTTGCAAGGTAATGGACAAAGCCCTTAAAGTTGGCGCTCCTGTAATTGGTATCAACGATTCAGGCGGTGCCCGTATTCAGGAAGGTGTTAAATCACTTGGAGGCTATGCAGAAATATTTGAAAGAAACATTCTTGCCTCCGGTGTAATCCCACAGATTTCGGCAATATTTGGACCTTGTGCGGGCGGCGCTGTTTATTCACCTGCGCTTACCGATTTTATCCTGATGTCGAGGGACACCAGTTACATGTTTGTGACAGGACCAAAAGTTGTAAAAACCGTAACGGGTGAAGATGTAACAGATGAGGAACTGGGGGGTGCATATGTTCATGGTTCCAAGTCGGGTGTTTCCCATTTTATCGCTGAAGATGAAGAAGAGGGAATACTGCTTATAAGAAAACTTTTAAGCTTTCTGCCACAGAACAATCTTGAAGATCCCCCGCTGGCACCTTGTGATGATCCGATTGACAGGCTTGAAGACCATCTCAATTCAATAATTCCTGATAATCCGTCGGTTCCTTACGATGTAAGAGATGTTATTCACGCAGTGGTTGATTATAACGAATTTGTGGAAATTCAGCGGCACTTTGCTCCGAACATAGTGATTGGTTTTGCAAGATTCAATGGGATGCCCGTTGGAATTGTAGCAAATCAGCCAAATTATATTGCCGGTGTTTTGGACATTAATTCATCCAGAAAAGCAGCCCGTTTTGTAAGATTCTGCGATGCTTTCAACATTCCAGTTGTAACCTTTGTAGATGTTCCCGGCTTCCTTCCCGGCACGGCTCAGGAATATGGCGGAATCATCATCCACGGAGCAAAACTTCTTTTCGCTTATGGTGAGGCAACAGTTCCAAAAGTTACAATCGTACTTAGAAAAGCCTATGGTGGAGCCTATGATGTTATGGGTTCGAAACACCTTAGAGGCGACATCAACTACGCATGGCCCACAGCCGAAATAGCAGTTATGGGTCCAAAAGGTGCTATAGAAATACTTCACAACAAGGAAATAAGTGCCATTACCGATGACAAGGAAAGAGTGGAATTCATCAAGCAGAAAGAGGAAGAGTACAAAAACAAGTTTGCCTCTCCCTATGTTGCTGCAAAATATGGCTACCTTGATGATGTAATCGAGCCAAGAAATACCCGTTTCAGAGTAATCCGGGCATTGCAGTCGCTCGCTACAAAGAAGGATACACTTCCGCCTAAGAAACACGCTAACATACCGCTATAA
- a CDS encoding endonuclease/exonuclease/phosphatase family protein, with amino-acid sequence MKTLKIFIAVLFLVHFSASSQSPEKSIFVASYNVENLFDTIDDPTIDDAQFLPGAESKWDTEKYTTKLKNLARVIDAMNDGKGPDVLGLVEVENLGVIRDLLARLKGSKNYEIIHYESPDGRGIDVALVYDKALFTMVKSDTAVVTLPNNWPTRSILHATLLAENGKTFHFFENHWPSRRGGSDESEGNRIAAALRLKTETDKVLKEDPSANIIIMGDFNDEPADKSIVENLKAPELKCPVESPVKGDQLYNIAATKKSKGEGSYKYQGQWNMIDQMIISGNLANNGYVCDSYGIFNPEFIQQKGGKYEGSSLPTFGGKKYLGGYSDHFAIYAKFKLTK; translated from the coding sequence ATGAAAACTCTCAAAATATTCATCGCCGTTCTGTTTCTGGTTCACTTTTCCGCTTCAAGCCAGAGTCCTGAAAAGTCGATATTTGTGGCATCATACAATGTCGAAAACCTTTTTGATACAATAGACGATCCCACGATCGACGATGCACAGTTCCTTCCCGGAGCGGAATCAAAATGGGATACCGAAAAATATACGACCAAACTTAAAAATCTCGCCCGTGTTATCGACGCGATGAACGACGGCAAAGGTCCCGATGTTCTGGGGCTTGTGGAAGTCGAAAATCTTGGTGTAATTCGTGATCTTCTCGCCCGTCTTAAGGGGAGTAAGAATTACGAAATCATTCATTATGAATCCCCGGACGGAAGGGGTATCGATGTGGCGCTGGTGTACGATAAGGCTCTCTTCACTATGGTGAAGTCAGACACGGCTGTGGTAACCCTGCCGAACAACTGGCCCACACGCTCAATCCTCCATGCAACACTTCTCGCAGAAAACGGAAAAACATTTCACTTCTTCGAAAACCACTGGCCCTCAAGAAGAGGCGGTTCGGATGAGTCGGAAGGCAACAGAATTGCAGCCGCACTTCGCCTGAAAACAGAAACTGATAAAGTTCTGAAAGAGGATCCCTCGGCAAATATTATCATAATGGGCGATTTTAATGACGAACCGGCAGATAAGTCAATCGTTGAAAACCTGAAGGCTCCCGAACTCAAATGCCCCGTCGAGTCACCCGTAAAAGGCGATCAACTCTATAACATCGCTGCGACAAAGAAGAGCAAGGGCGAAGGTTCCTATAAATATCAGGGGCAGTGGAACATGATCGATCAGATGATTATCTCGGGAAATCTCGCCAACAATGGCTATGTCTGCGACTCCTACGGCATTTTTAATCCCGAATTTATTCAGCAAAAAGGGGGCAAGTACGAGGGTTCATCTCTCCCCACATTCGGCGGGAAAAAATATCTCGGCGGTTACAGCGACCATTTCGCAATCTACGCAAAATTTAAACTGACGAAATGA
- the mce gene encoding methylmalonyl-CoA epimerase, translated as MNLTHIEHIGIAVENMEAAIAYYENILGLKCYKIEEVADQKVKTAFFQIGQTKIELLESTAPDGPVAKFIEKKGPGIHHIAFAAKGLQESLDDAAAKGVSLIDKQPRKGAEGLNIAFLHPKSTLGVLTELCEHPEN; from the coding sequence ATGAATCTAACACACATAGAACATATCGGGATTGCTGTTGAAAACATGGAAGCAGCAATCGCTTATTATGAAAATATACTGGGTTTGAAATGCTACAAAATTGAAGAAGTGGCAGATCAAAAAGTAAAAACCGCCTTTTTCCAGATAGGGCAGACCAAAATAGAACTCCTCGAATCGACCGCACCCGACGGACCTGTCGCCAAATTCATTGAAAAAAAAGGACCCGGAATTCATCACATCGCTTTTGCAGCCAAAGGTTTGCAGGAGTCGCTGGATGATGCTGCGGCTAAAGGAGTTTCACTGATAGATAAACAACCAAGAAAAGGTGCTGAGGGATTGAATATCGCCTTCCTGCACCCAAAATCAACTCTGGGCGTTCTCACTGAACTGTGCGAACATCCGGAAAATTAA
- a CDS encoding ATP-dependent DNA ligase, with protein sequence MREFAELFRDLEETTSNNGKQEALLKFFSTAPEKDQIYVVAFLSGNRPKRAVKISGLRAWGAEAAAIPLWLFEECYENVGDLAETISLLVKGGGTGRGKSLTDWVEEVILPLGKMTNEEQKEAIVAAWLSLGNDERFIFTKLISGGFRIGVSTQTIVKALSAHTGIDQNVLTHRLMGKWQPTLEFYRYLVSKDDESGDISRPYPFCLAHPLDIPHESLGDPGLWIAEWKYDGIRAQLIKRKGEVFIWSRGEEIINDQFPEIAEAAKSLPDGTVLDGELLVWEDGSPQSFAKMQKRIGRKTVSQKMIKEYPVSFVVFDILEFSGEDIRNEKLTERRKKLEVLLKGGSSERIILSPVIQFSDFGELDELRSRSRERSVEGVMLKRLNSLYQAGRKRGDWWKWKVDPITVDAVLLYAQAGHGRRAGLFTDYTFAVWDNGRLVPFAKAYSGLTDEEIVEVDKFVKQNTIEEFGPVRSVTPKLVFEIAFEGIQLSSRHKCGIAVRFPRIARWRKDLSIKDADSLGQIKKLVSPGTM encoded by the coding sequence GTGAGAGAGTTTGCAGAACTTTTCAGAGACCTCGAAGAGACCACAAGCAACAACGGGAAGCAGGAAGCCCTCTTGAAATTCTTTTCAACAGCTCCCGAAAAAGATCAGATTTATGTAGTTGCCTTCCTTTCGGGTAACAGACCCAAAAGAGCGGTTAAAATTTCCGGTTTGAGAGCGTGGGGAGCGGAAGCTGCGGCAATTCCTCTTTGGCTCTTTGAAGAATGTTATGAAAATGTTGGCGATCTGGCTGAAACCATTTCTCTGTTGGTAAAAGGAGGCGGGACGGGGCGCGGGAAGAGTCTGACGGATTGGGTGGAGGAGGTGATACTTCCTTTGGGAAAAATGACGAACGAAGAGCAGAAGGAAGCTATTGTTGCAGCATGGCTGTCGCTTGGGAATGATGAGAGGTTTATCTTTACAAAGCTGATATCGGGTGGATTCAGAATCGGTGTCTCCACACAAACCATCGTGAAAGCTCTCTCTGCGCATACAGGGATCGACCAGAATGTCCTTACGCACCGCCTGATGGGGAAGTGGCAACCAACTCTTGAGTTTTACAGATATCTTGTTTCAAAAGATGATGAATCGGGGGATATCAGCAGGCCTTATCCTTTTTGTCTGGCACACCCTCTTGATATTCCTCATGAAAGTCTCGGAGACCCGGGGCTTTGGATTGCGGAATGGAAATATGACGGAATCAGAGCTCAACTCATCAAAAGGAAAGGGGAAGTCTTTATCTGGTCGAGAGGGGAGGAGATAATTAATGATCAGTTTCCCGAGATTGCTGAAGCGGCGAAATCACTCCCGGATGGTACCGTGCTCGACGGAGAGTTGCTGGTGTGGGAGGACGGGTCTCCGCAGTCCTTTGCCAAAATGCAAAAAAGGATCGGCCGGAAAACCGTCTCGCAGAAAATGATAAAGGAATACCCCGTCTCATTCGTCGTTTTTGATATTCTTGAATTTTCGGGCGAAGATATTAGAAACGAAAAACTCACTGAAAGAAGAAAAAAACTGGAGGTACTTCTTAAAGGCGGCAGTTCAGAGAGGATTATTCTGTCACCTGTCATTCAATTTTCTGATTTTGGAGAGCTTGATGAATTGCGTTCCCGTTCACGCGAAAGATCGGTTGAAGGGGTGATGCTGAAACGGCTCAATTCCCTTTATCAGGCAGGCAGAAAAAGGGGTGACTGGTGGAAGTGGAAAGTTGATCCCATAACTGTTGATGCCGTTTTACTCTATGCCCAGGCGGGTCATGGAAGGAGGGCAGGGCTTTTTACTGATTACACTTTCGCAGTTTGGGATAACGGAAGGCTTGTTCCTTTTGCCAAAGCATATTCAGGACTCACAGATGAGGAAATTGTTGAAGTGGACAAATTTGTGAAGCAAAACACGATCGAAGAGTTTGGTCCCGTCCGGTCAGTTACCCCAAAACTGGTTTTTGAGATAGCATTTGAGGGGATTCAACTTTCGAGCCGCCACAAATGTGGAATAGCTGTAAGATTCCCGAGGATAGCGAGGTGGCGGAAAGACCTCTCGATAAAAGATGCTGATTCTCTCGGGCAAATAAAAAAACTTGTATCTCCGGGAACTATGTAG